AATGACGCGGGCAGTGTGGGAATGACATCATTATAGCATCCGCCTAAGGCGGACTCATTCGGAAACCGACCTACAATTGAATAAGAAAAAAAACGGGGAAACTCCTGAATTAAATAGCTATTGATATAATAAGCCATTCTGTTTATAATATTGATGGAGTTTTTTATGGCAGCAGGTATATATGTTCATATTCCATTTTGTCTTTCCAGGTGCAATTACTGCGATTTCTATTCTATTACCGCCGATGATTTTATTATTAACGAATTTTATGAAGCGCTTTTGACTCAGATTGAATTGGTATCACAAAGAAAATGGGGTAAACGAATATACAATACTATCTATTTGGGCGGCGGCACTCCGCCTCTTATAGGTGATGAAAAAATCGGAGAGATAATTTGGCATCTCCGAAAATGTTTTAATTTTACTCCCAACACCGAGATAACTATTGAGGCTAATCCGGAATCGGTGTCGCCTGATTTACTAAAGAATCTTCATGATTTTGGTATAAACAGAATAACTCTTGGCGTGCAGTCTTTTAATGACAATCTTTTGAAGACCTTAGGCAGGCCGCACAATTCCGAAACTGCCGATAAAGCAATCGATATGATTTATAATGCCGGATTCGAAAATATTGGCATTGACCTTATTTTTGGTATCCCCGGTCAGACTATTGCTGTCTGGCGTGACACACTGAAGAAAGCCATTAATAAACAGCCGCCTCATATATCGGCCTATGAGCTTACGATAGAAAATGAAACCCCTATCGAACGGATGATAAACAGCGGCGAGCTTACGCTTTTGGATGATGACCTTATTGCTGAGATGTATCAAATTCTCCATGAGATGCTGACCGAAAGCGGCTATAAAAGATATGAGGTTACAAATTATGCCAAACCCGGCTTTGAATGCCGCCATAATCTGAAATACTGGACTGATAGAAAATATCTCGGCTTGGGACCATCAGCGCACTCCTATTATACTAAGTATCGCACTTCAAGCTATAAAAGCGTTGATAAATATGTTGCCGCTTTGAATAAGGGGAAATTGCCGACTGTTTTTAAAGAGGAGCTTTCCGATGAACAAAAAAGCCAAGAAAGGCTCATGCTTGGCTTGCGTCTGGCTTCCGGCATCGATATTATGACTGTAAGAGAAGCGATAGACAAAGAAAAGATGGCTGAATTTATCCAACAGGGATACTTAAAAAAATCGATTAATACGATTGCCTTAACCGATCGCGGTTTTATGATTGCCGATGAGATTATTGTTAAACTGCTGAAGAGATAGAACATTTAAAATATTTATTGCTATCTGGCAGTATAAAAATTATATTTTTATAGATGAACATGTTTTACTACCGCATTTTGCGGGACACTAAAGAAGTTTATGGCTTATAGGTACAGCATAAGATTTAGCGGCGCCGGAACTCATGGTTTAATTCAAGCAGCCAGAATATTAGCTGAGGCGGCAGCTATCTATGATGCTAAAATCGCTACCGAAAGCTGTTCATACGGGCCGGAGGCAAGAGGCAATGCCAGCCGAGCGGAAGTAATTATCTCTGATGAGGCTATTGACTATCCTAAAGCCGAAACAATCGATTTTTTTATAGTGCTTACTCAGGATGCTTTTGATAAATATCATAAGGACCTTCATCCCGATAGTATTATTATTGCCGACTCCAGCATAAAGATTGATAATGAAAATTGTAAATGGAGAGTATTTTTAGCGCCTTTTTCTCAAATTGCTAAAAAAGAATGCAGCAATTTGTCGTTGATTAATATGATTGCTCTCGGTTTTTTCGCCAAAATTGGCGATATTG
This window of the Candidatus Zixiibacteriota bacterium genome carries:
- the hemW gene encoding radical SAM family heme chaperone HemW; the encoded protein is MAAGIYVHIPFCLSRCNYCDFYSITADDFIINEFYEALLTQIELVSQRKWGKRIYNTIYLGGGTPPLIGDEKIGEIIWHLRKCFNFTPNTEITIEANPESVSPDLLKNLHDFGINRITLGVQSFNDNLLKTLGRPHNSETADKAIDMIYNAGFENIGIDLIFGIPGQTIAVWRDTLKKAINKQPPHISAYELTIENETPIERMINSGELTLLDDDLIAEMYQILHEMLTESGYKRYEVTNYAKPGFECRHNLKYWTDRKYLGLGPSAHSYYTKYRTSSYKSVDKYVAALNKGKLPTVFKEELSDEQKSQERLMLGLRLASGIDIMTVREAIDKEKMAEFIQQGYLKKSINTIALTDRGFMIADEIIVKLLKR
- a CDS encoding 2-oxoacid:acceptor oxidoreductase family protein is translated as MAYRYSIRFSGAGTHGLIQAARILAEAAAIYDAKIATESCSYGPEARGNASRAEVIISDEAIDYPKAETIDFFIVLTQDAFDKYHKDLHPDSIIIADSSIKIDNENCKWRVFLAPFSQIAKKECSNLSLINMIALGFFAKIGDIVSNESIRQAIMARVPKKSENAYLKAYEAGLAINDKQEQV